A stretch of Colletotrichum lupini chromosome 2, complete sequence DNA encodes these proteins:
- a CDS encoding biotin-requiring enzyme has product MASLATAARLSARVAGRRIPAESTARGFRTSARCLAAQNFSMPALSPTMTEGSIASWKVKEGESFSAGDVLLEIETDKATMDVEAQDDGVMFKITTGDGAKAVQVGTRIAVIAEPGDDLSSLEVPAEDNTSSSSKPAPAAEKSAPKSDGPAAASAPAQQKGGAAKTSGSKAREQRYPLLPSVQALVNGHGLGKDAVNQIEPTGPNGRLLKGDVLAYLGTINAETPSKIMNRAVKMSHLDLSNIKVAPKKEAPAPKKAEAAAAAPAAPVDSEVALPVSLAKVLEAQKRIQSTLGVFMPVSTFVARAAEVANDDLPPSARKATADELFNQVLGLDKLAPRGSRGYYLPQISALPESSLLAPRASKRSSSADIIDFLAAPAKKAVSAKKPVAAHHTPGMSSGSNLFTVTVPQGDEKRAKVFLERVKVILEEEPGRLVLHWGFGGGHENEIFIITKLRRLIEIFVLHPTRWEENVLVACCGIFQMIFLTLLVVKSSVRTILAELSRPAAVEMSCDLVGTGSRIYLAQGCFTWVFTQWTWERHRGAISLQRLPLFYIIKYASDSRGPGASSTRSREHFIESCADEDWICVDYVGILSPLVTLPA; this is encoded by the exons ATGGCTTCCCTTGCGACGGCGGCTCGTCTTTCTGCGAGGGTTGCTGGCCGGAGAATACCCGCAGAGTCCACAGCTCGAG GCTTCCGGACTTCAGCACGATGCCTCGCGGCCCAGAACTTCTCCATGCCCGCCCTCTCCCCGACCATGACGGAGGGCAGCATCGCCAGTTGGAAGGTCAAGGAGGGTGAATCCTTCTCCGCCGGCGACGTGCTCCTCGAGATCGAGACGGACAAGGCTACCATGGACGTCGAGGCCCAGGACGACGGCGTCATGTTCAAGATCACCACCGGCGACGGCGCCAAGGCCGTCCAGGTCGGCACCCGTATCGCCGTCATCGCCGAGCCCGGCGACGACCTCTCCTCTCTCGAGGTTCCCGCCGAAGACAacacctcctcctcttcgaaGCCCGCCCCGGCCGCCGAGAAGTCGGCACCCAAGAGCGACGGCCCCGCGGCGGCATCGGCTCCCGCGCAGCAAAAGGGTGGCGCGGCCAAGACCTCCGGTTCCAAGGCCCGCGAGCAGCGATAccccctcctcccctccGTCCAGGCCCTCGTCAACGGCCACGGCCTCGGCAAGGACGCCGTCAACCAGATCGAGCCCACGGGCCCCAACGGCCGCCTCCTCAAGGGCGACGTCCTCGCCTACCTGGGCACCATCAACGCCGAAACCCCCTCCAAGATTATGAACCGCGCCGTCAAGATGTCCCACCTCGACCTAAGCAACATCAAGGTCGCGCCCAAGAAGGAGGCCCCGGCACCCAAGAAGGCcgaggccgccgccgccgcgcccGCCGCCCCCGTCGACTCCGAGGTCGCCCTCCCCGTCTCCCTCGCAAAGGTCCTCGAGGCCCAGAAGCGCATCCAGTCCACCCTCGGCGTCTTCATGCCCGTCTCCACCTTTGTCGCCCGCGCCGCCGAGGTCGCCAACGACGACCTGCCCCCCTCGGCCCGCAAGGCCACCGCCGACGAGCTCTTCAACCAGGTCCTCGGCCTCGACAAGCTGGCGCCCCGCGGCTCCCGCGGATACTACCTGCCCCAGATCTCCGCCCTGCCCGAGTCTTCGCTCCTGGCGCCCCGCGCGTCCAAGAGATCGTCCTCGGCTGATATCATCGACTTCCTCGCCGCGCCCGCCAAGAAGGCCGTCTCCGCTAAGAAGCCGGTCGCTGCTCACCACACCCCTGGCATGTCGTCCGGAAGCAACCTGTTCACCGTGACGGTGCCGCAGGGCGATGAGAAACGCGCCAAGGTGTTTTTGGAGAGGGTCAAGGTGATTTTGGAGGAGGAGCCTGGCAGACTTGTTCT ACACTGGGGGTTTGGAGGAGGACATGAGAACGAAATATTCATCATCACCAAACTGAGGAGACTGATAGAAATCTTTGTCTTACACCCGACGCGGTGGGAAGAGAATGTACTTGTAGCGTGTTGTGGAA TTTTTCAGATGATCTTTCTAACCTTGCTGGTCGTCAAGAGCAGTGTCCGTACCATATTGGCCGAGCTGTCTCGTCCTGCAGCTGTCGAAATGAGTTGCGACCTTGTTGGCACAGGCTCTCGTATATATCTTGCCCAAGGGTGTTTTACGTGGGTTTTCACTCAATGGACCTGGGAACGACATCGCGGCGCTATCAGTCTCCAACGTCTCCCCCTTTTCTACATCATCAAGTACGCGTCAGACAGTCGCGGTCCCGGTGCCTCTTCAACACGGAGTAGAGAACATTTTATCGAGAGCTGCGCTGACGAAGACTGGATTTGTGTGGACTACGTTGGGATTCTATCTCCACTGGTGACTCTGCCCGCTTGA